One stretch of Legionella birminghamensis DNA includes these proteins:
- a CDS encoding CAP domain-containing protein — protein MKKILTMLSLLFSLSVSASSQTVQNDAAIQQTILEFINNYRAQHHRPPLKLVPLISLQAQQHSIEMAQKKMSFGHQGFNKRIDVLYKKIKLCRGGAENIAYMKISAREVAKRWTESPGHRANILGNYNLTGIGIARIQGGWIYYTQMFIRSDDPAYAGRG, from the coding sequence ATGAAGAAAATACTAACGATGTTAAGCCTCCTTTTTTCATTATCTGTTTCTGCCTCTTCGCAAACCGTTCAGAATGATGCAGCCATTCAACAGACTATTCTGGAATTTATCAATAATTATCGTGCCCAGCATCATCGTCCGCCTTTGAAACTGGTACCCCTCATTTCATTGCAGGCGCAGCAGCACAGCATTGAAATGGCGCAGAAAAAAATGTCATTCGGACACCAGGGATTTAATAAACGAATCGACGTGTTGTATAAAAAAATTAAATTATGCCGAGGTGGTGCTGAAAATATTGCCTATATGAAAATATCAGCAAGAGAAGTAGCGAAGCGCTGGACCGAGAGCCCAGGACATCGGGCCAACATTCTTGGCAATTATAATTTAACAGGAATTGGGATTGCGCGTATTCAGGGAGGGTGGATTTATTATACCCAAATGTTTATTCGCAGCGATGATCCTGCTTATGCTGGGAGGGGCTAG
- the bioD gene encoding dethiobiotin synthase translates to MKYYFITGTDTDCGKTYVTCQLLDYLKRKTKSAQALKPVVTGLTIEDGRAFYSDLEQLKQHNAISEMEINGWKFAEPVSPHLAAADLSAEKIADFCRKKDYQQFEYVLIEGAGGLLVPLNDRQSWIDFIHLMNIPVILVVGMKLGCLNHALLTDSVLFSSRCKSAGWIANVLNPDMLEIEKNIATLKKRLRMPYLGRTDYQKGLIIDENTGTI, encoded by the coding sequence ATGAAATATTATTTCATCACTGGAACAGATACCGATTGTGGTAAAACCTATGTTACCTGCCAACTACTCGATTATCTCAAGAGGAAAACTAAATCGGCACAGGCCTTAAAGCCGGTGGTTACCGGTTTGACAATCGAAGATGGCAGAGCCTTTTATAGCGATTTAGAACAGCTAAAGCAACATAATGCAATCTCTGAAATGGAGATTAACGGATGGAAGTTTGCAGAACCCGTTTCACCGCATCTTGCAGCCGCTGATTTAAGCGCAGAAAAAATTGCTGATTTTTGCAGAAAAAAGGACTATCAGCAATTCGAGTACGTGTTAATTGAGGGGGCAGGGGGCTTACTGGTTCCTTTAAATGACCGGCAATCCTGGATAGATTTTATTCATTTGATGAATATACCCGTCATCCTTGTAGTTGGTATGAAGTTAGGATGTCTTAATCATGCCTTGCTTACGGATAGTGTATTATTCTCCAGTCGATGTAAGTCTGCAGGATGGATTGCAAATGTATTGAATCCGGATATGCTTGAAATTGAAAAAAATATCGCTACCTTAAAAAAACGCCTGCGGATGCCCTATCTTGGACGCACTGATTATCAGAAAGGGCTTATAATTGACGAAAATACAGGCACAATCTGA
- a CDS encoding alpha/beta fold hydrolase — protein sequence MKININTMGNSLNRPLVFFHGWGFDQQVWHSTALLLQEKYHLYLVDLPGFGNSGLVGWEDFKKCLLRYLPQEFALIGWSLGGLYATRLALETDRCSHLLNIAASPCFIKKGTWPGVEPGILEKFFANIEINPQRTLQDFVELQARRKTQFVPKSLPSSSALKAGLQILATWDLREALREAQFPVAYLFGRLDSITPSSVLKAMQDAYPQFDYYLFKKSAHMPFLSQQEEFIGLLERFIQ from the coding sequence ATGAAAATTAATATTAATACAATGGGTAACTCCCTAAACCGCCCCCTGGTTTTTTTCCATGGCTGGGGATTTGACCAGCAAGTCTGGCATTCTACCGCTCTGCTGCTGCAGGAAAAATATCATTTGTATCTGGTTGATTTACCAGGTTTTGGCAATTCAGGCTTAGTGGGCTGGGAAGATTTCAAAAAATGCCTGCTTCGTTATCTGCCTCAGGAGTTTGCCTTGATTGGTTGGTCGTTGGGTGGATTGTATGCGACACGGCTGGCGCTTGAAACGGATCGCTGCAGTCATTTACTGAATATAGCGGCTTCTCCCTGTTTCATAAAAAAAGGAACATGGCCGGGTGTTGAGCCGGGCATATTAGAAAAGTTTTTTGCAAATATCGAAATAAATCCTCAAAGAACGCTGCAAGATTTTGTCGAATTACAGGCCCGCCGTAAAACACAGTTTGTACCAAAAAGTCTACCGTCTTCCAGTGCTTTAAAAGCGGGGCTACAGATTTTGGCAACATGGGATCTGCGTGAAGCCCTGAGAGAAGCTCAGTTCCCAGTGGCTTATTTATTTGGCAGGCTTGACTCAATTACACCTTCCAGTGTTTTAAAAGCAATGCAAGACGCCTATCCGCAGTTTGATTATTATCTCTTTAAAAAATCAGCCCACATGCCGTTCCTGTCTCAACAGGAGGAGTTCATCGGGTTATTGGAGCGCTTTATTCAATGA
- a CDS encoding DUF502 domain-containing protein: MKSKSLRSFILAGLVVWLPILVTLVILRFLIDLLDSTIALLPQAYQPETLIGMRIPGLGVILSLMVLMVTGIIATNFFGQRLVSWGEAVLARIPLVRTVHTAAKQIIQAIFASNSQAFRKVMLVEYPRKGLWSLAFLTGSTTAELTKHCQQDMLSLFIPTTPNPTSGFLVLVPKNEVIELQMSVDEALKYIISLGVMQSSTADFIKQ; encoded by the coding sequence TTGAAATCCAAATCCCTGCGCAGCTTTATTCTTGCAGGATTGGTTGTTTGGTTGCCTATCCTCGTAACGCTGGTAATACTTCGATTTCTAATCGATCTGCTTGACAGCACCATCGCTCTTTTGCCTCAAGCCTATCAGCCGGAAACTTTGATCGGCATGAGGATTCCTGGCCTGGGTGTCATTCTGTCACTGATGGTTTTAATGGTTACTGGCATTATCGCAACTAATTTTTTTGGACAGCGGCTGGTTAGTTGGGGCGAAGCGGTTCTCGCCCGGATCCCTCTTGTTAGAACAGTGCATACTGCTGCCAAGCAAATAATTCAGGCTATTTTTGCAAGCAACAGCCAGGCTTTCCGCAAGGTAATGCTGGTCGAATATCCGCGTAAGGGTTTGTGGAGCCTTGCTTTTTTAACTGGCTCAACAACGGCGGAATTAACGAAACATTGCCAACAAGATATGCTGTCATTGTTTATTCCAACAACACCAAACCCTACCTCGGGATTTTTGGTTCTGGTTCCTAAAAATGAAGTAATTGAGCTTCAAATGAGTGTAGATGAAGCATTAAAATATATCATTTCTCTCGGCGTCATGCAGTCTTCGACCGCTGACTTTATCAAACAATAG
- a CDS encoding mechanosensitive ion channel domain-containing protein — protein sequence MKKSLRLLIIGFLLCCSAFSFASGNGSSQLIEYLTQEKNSLTLAISEIKTLPAPSSQDEYQKRSQENNAIIALNKAKIISLENFLSNQKKLQADFSQRLKQLQQFPSTQLPQTSSQEKIEKINTLNEINKKTIDLINENLKLAHRYQEILQTQKDQLELWKSKEQMNEELASLHTQEDKLNDSLQKLFQNSLKLQQEIKSSSNFKATYGLEARLLLNNQVINLTQHKIAELNLQGKLAKADFLLLKSPDIRTLQTVTEIYKNMISQLSEMEQSLKKMVVMLKNELPHISDANLKQQFNALLRVVNTRIAGITIQEETLQEDLENHQQELKKQLAVRQSLSEYRIDSWPEIFNQLVHIPTQFYNYAKSLAFKARDNYLWLDTFPATLIWLGITTILLGAFALGRVLNRTNDKKRSRLSGHLYDGALSLFEKNLPHLTASSIIFVLLYANYVPFSNYQMLFNLMLVWLTFRTLILIARRSLLERISDSSGKDVRLYYRFKWLLMAGGWTTALMVFSHQLPLPILIQDIFNRLFMLFLLAVSLVIWKSKDFISHLLQPLLKSKRRYLRHAIVLLEVLIPFTVLTTALLGLIGYINLAWTMSVYQVQILMIITGYVLLRGLLFDALELLSEWMISSLNNGWLWTEVFLKPIDRIFRLTLLIGSLFVLFQLFDWHSDSLVISKISQWSEYPIVNLSGIRITATSILEFLVLFSICAWISKWTREFCYRWLYRDARDAGIRNSLSVFTQYAVILAGGFISLRVLGLDFSGMSMVIGGLAVGMGFGLRDFASNIVGGLMLLIERPVREGDLITLGGYEGKVAHIGIRSMRVSSWDNMEVLIPNAETFNKPFTNWTHQDSIIRTVVPIKVSRADDPGLIQQLIFDVLATIPEIVPEPPAQVFLKQIDEALIEFEVRYFINVEFHTRFEIRSKVLFAVMAKFKEAGIKPPIPPISVELKEKETDYDPFVRQQRVKQRDRTTESV from the coding sequence GTGAAAAAAAGTCTAAGGTTATTGATAATTGGTTTTCTGCTCTGCTGTTCAGCGTTTTCATTTGCCAGCGGCAATGGCAGCAGTCAACTTATTGAGTATTTAACTCAGGAAAAAAATAGTTTAACACTGGCAATCAGTGAGATTAAAACATTGCCGGCTCCATCCAGTCAGGATGAGTACCAGAAACGCTCCCAGGAAAATAATGCCATCATTGCATTAAACAAAGCTAAAATAATCAGCCTGGAAAATTTTTTAAGCAATCAGAAAAAGCTTCAAGCCGATTTTAGCCAACGCCTCAAACAACTACAGCAGTTTCCTTCCACACAACTACCACAAACCAGTTCCCAGGAAAAAATTGAAAAAATCAATACTCTCAATGAGATTAATAAAAAAACAATTGATTTAATCAACGAAAATCTCAAGCTGGCCCATCGCTATCAGGAAATTTTGCAAACCCAGAAAGACCAGCTAGAGCTTTGGAAATCCAAAGAACAGATGAATGAGGAGCTTGCAAGCCTGCATACACAGGAGGATAAACTGAATGATTCACTGCAAAAGCTTTTTCAAAATAGTTTAAAACTGCAGCAGGAAATTAAAAGCAGCAGTAATTTCAAGGCTACTTACGGGCTTGAAGCGCGACTGCTTTTAAATAACCAGGTTATTAACCTTACCCAGCACAAAATTGCTGAATTAAACCTGCAAGGCAAGTTGGCAAAAGCAGACTTCCTACTGCTGAAAAGCCCGGATATCCGAACCTTGCAAACTGTAACTGAAATTTATAAAAACATGATTAGTCAGTTATCAGAGATGGAGCAATCGCTTAAAAAAATGGTGGTCATGCTGAAAAATGAATTGCCTCATATTAGCGATGCCAATTTAAAACAGCAATTCAATGCCTTGCTACGAGTAGTTAATACTAGAATCGCAGGCATTACAATCCAGGAAGAAACTTTACAGGAAGATCTTGAAAATCATCAGCAGGAACTTAAAAAACAACTGGCTGTAAGGCAAAGCCTCTCAGAATACCGTATTGATAGTTGGCCAGAAATTTTTAATCAGTTGGTGCACATACCCACACAATTTTATAACTATGCAAAATCTCTTGCGTTTAAGGCCAGGGACAATTATCTCTGGCTCGATACCTTCCCTGCTACTTTGATTTGGTTGGGAATAACCACGATTTTGTTAGGCGCATTTGCATTAGGCAGAGTACTTAATCGAACGAATGATAAAAAGCGATCCCGTTTGTCAGGCCATCTTTATGATGGTGCATTGAGTTTATTCGAAAAAAACCTACCCCATTTAACCGCTTCTTCGATTATTTTTGTATTGCTCTATGCCAATTATGTTCCATTTTCGAATTACCAGATGCTGTTTAATCTGATGCTGGTCTGGTTAACTTTTCGAACACTGATTTTGATTGCAAGGCGTTCGCTTCTAGAGCGAATCAGCGACTCTTCTGGAAAAGATGTGCGTTTGTACTATCGTTTTAAATGGCTGTTAATGGCAGGCGGCTGGACAACTGCGCTTATGGTGTTCAGCCATCAATTGCCGCTTCCTATTTTAATCCAGGATATATTTAACCGTCTGTTTATGCTGTTTTTACTGGCTGTATCCTTGGTGATCTGGAAAAGCAAGGATTTCATTTCGCATTTACTTCAACCTTTACTGAAATCCAAAAGACGATATCTCAGGCATGCAATTGTCTTGCTCGAGGTTTTGATTCCCTTTACTGTATTAACCACCGCATTACTCGGACTCATTGGCTATATAAATCTCGCCTGGACAATGAGCGTTTATCAGGTGCAGATTCTGATGATCATTACCGGCTATGTGCTGCTTAGGGGGTTATTATTCGATGCGCTGGAGCTGCTGTCAGAATGGATGATTTCCAGTTTAAATAATGGTTGGTTATGGACTGAGGTGTTTCTAAAACCAATCGACCGAATATTTCGGCTGACCCTGTTAATTGGATCACTGTTTGTTTTATTCCAGCTGTTTGACTGGCATTCAGACTCTCTGGTTATCAGCAAGATTTCCCAATGGAGCGAATATCCTATTGTTAATCTTTCAGGTATTCGAATTACTGCGACCAGCATTCTTGAGTTCCTGGTGTTATTTTCAATTTGTGCATGGATTTCAAAATGGACACGCGAATTCTGTTATCGTTGGCTTTACCGGGATGCCAGGGATGCTGGAATTCGAAATAGTCTGTCAGTTTTCACTCAGTATGCAGTAATTCTGGCAGGAGGTTTTATTTCCCTGAGAGTATTGGGGCTTGATTTTAGCGGAATGTCCATGGTAATTGGCGGTCTGGCAGTTGGAATGGGATTTGGATTGAGAGATTTTGCCAGTAACATCGTTGGCGGATTGATGTTGCTCATTGAGAGGCCAGTCAGGGAGGGGGATTTGATTACCCTTGGCGGCTATGAAGGCAAAGTGGCTCATATTGGCATTCGTTCCATGCGTGTATCTTCCTGGGATAATATGGAAGTATTGATCCCTAATGCAGAAACATTTAATAAGCCATTCACTAACTGGACCCATCAGGATAGTATTATCCGCACCGTTGTGCCTATCAAAGTGAGCCGAGCGGATGATCCAGGTCTAATTCAACAGCTTATTTTTGATGTGCTTGCGACAATCCCCGAAATTGTGCCTGAACCGCCTGCCCAGGTTTTTCTAAAGCAAATCGACGAAGCATTAATTGAGTTTGAAGTGCGCTATTTTATAAATGTTGAGTTCCATACCCGCTTTGAAATTCGCTCCAAAGTATTGTTTGCGGTGATGGCAAAATTCAAGGAAGCCGGTATCAAACCACCCATTCCGCCAATTAGTGTTGAGTTAAAAGAAAAAGAAACTGATTATGATCCTTTTGTCAGGCAACAACGCGTTAAGCAGCGAGACCGAACTACTGAGTCGGTGTAG
- the mutH gene encoding DNA mismatch repair endonuclease MutH, with protein sequence MILLSGNNALSSETELLSRCSEIAGLSFNQLAQLTGFSIPQKQSQRKGWTGMAIEIALGTTAGTKAVPDFEHLGIELKTIPLNAQGNPAESTFVTSISLTTIHRETWQHSQCYQKLKRVLWLPVEGDSAIPFEQRRIGSAFLWSPSEEQERILAEDWLEHSLMIGTGRLEEIDASMGEYLQVRPKGANARSLCDGYDAEGIKIRTLPRGFYLRASFTRALIK encoded by the coding sequence ATGATCCTTTTGTCAGGCAACAACGCGTTAAGCAGCGAGACCGAACTACTGAGTCGGTGTAGTGAGATTGCAGGCTTAAGCTTTAATCAGCTTGCCCAATTAACAGGATTTAGCATTCCGCAAAAGCAGAGCCAACGCAAGGGCTGGACGGGTATGGCTATTGAGATTGCATTGGGTACCACAGCGGGCACCAAGGCTGTGCCCGACTTTGAGCACCTTGGCATTGAACTAAAGACCATTCCACTTAATGCCCAGGGTAACCCGGCAGAGTCCACTTTCGTAACCAGTATTTCACTCACCACTATCCATCGGGAAACCTGGCAGCATTCCCAGTGTTATCAAAAATTAAAGCGTGTATTATGGTTGCCAGTTGAAGGCGACTCTGCAATTCCTTTCGAACAAAGGCGAATCGGGAGCGCTTTCCTATGGTCGCCGAGTGAAGAGCAGGAACGAATTTTGGCGGAAGACTGGCTGGAGCATTCTTTAATGATTGGAACCGGGCGTCTGGAAGAGATTGATGCCTCGATGGGGGAGTACCTTCAGGTGAGACCTAAAGGGGCGAATGCGCGCTCCTTATGCGATGGTTATGACGCGGAAGGCATAAAGATCCGTACACTACCTCGGGGGTTCTATTTGCGCGCAAGTTTTACACGGGCATTGATTAAATAA
- a CDS encoding M13 family metallopeptidase, translating into MRLVFIILISALLSSFVRAEIPVSKEQADPLNLNWLDKTVSPADNFFAYANGTWQKQNPIPPEYAVWGSFYILQETVQDRIHQMLTGFANDRNLPPGSIEQKIGDFYFSGMDETSINKSGIEPLQGLFNLIDSIQNNEDLQNVISKLQLKGVGALFNFGSMQDFKNSEEMIAAAMQGGLGLPDRDYYTKTDKKSQDIRIAYVNHIAKMLELAGSDAAKSVQEANDIMKLETTLAQASMTQIEQRNPRAIYHMMSITELSKLTPQFSWPAFFKQQGLEHIDHINMAMPVFFRKMNELLTTVPLETWKIYLRWHVLDAFAPYLSKPFVEQNFHMNSILTGTEKLLPRWKRVVNTESQALGFAIGKIYVEKYFPPASKEQVLEILYNIKQALREDLKTLKWMTPATRKAALKKLELMKERVGYPDKWWDYSTLQIDRGPYVLNVIRASEFLVKRDLDKIGKPIDRSEWSMTPQTINAYYDPSMNNINLPAGILQPPFFDPKAPAAVNYGAIGFVIGHEITHGFDDQGAQFDGHGNLKNWWSAEDLKKFNAATQCIMEQFSQYKVDDLSVQGKLVMGEATADLGGLTLAYKAFKNSKEYKTAQTIDGFTPDQQFFLGTAHVWASNIRMAQLRNLILTDPHPPMIYRVNGTLANMPQFQAAFGISDNSPMVNPKRCVIW; encoded by the coding sequence ATGCGCTTGGTATTTATCATCTTAATATCTGCCCTGCTTAGCTCTTTCGTGCGGGCTGAAATACCTGTTTCCAAAGAGCAGGCTGATCCGCTAAATCTGAACTGGCTTGATAAAACAGTATCCCCCGCCGATAATTTTTTTGCCTATGCTAATGGTACCTGGCAAAAGCAAAATCCAATTCCCCCTGAATATGCAGTCTGGGGTAGTTTTTATATCCTCCAGGAAACCGTTCAGGATCGTATTCATCAAATGCTGACTGGATTTGCCAATGACCGCAATCTCCCGCCTGGAAGTATTGAGCAAAAAATTGGAGACTTTTATTTTAGTGGCATGGATGAAACCAGCATTAACAAATCAGGGATCGAACCGCTTCAGGGTTTATTTAATTTAATAGACTCAATTCAAAACAACGAAGACTTGCAGAATGTCATCAGCAAACTACAACTCAAAGGTGTTGGCGCCTTATTCAATTTTGGCAGTATGCAGGATTTTAAAAATAGCGAGGAGATGATTGCTGCCGCCATGCAGGGGGGATTAGGACTTCCCGATCGGGATTACTACACCAAAACCGATAAGAAATCACAGGATATTCGTATCGCTTACGTGAACCATATCGCCAAAATGCTTGAATTGGCAGGAAGCGATGCCGCGAAGTCAGTCCAGGAAGCCAATGACATTATGAAGCTTGAAACCACTCTGGCCCAGGCTTCAATGACTCAAATCGAGCAGCGAAATCCCCGCGCCATTTATCATATGATGTCTATCACCGAACTGTCTAAACTCACACCTCAATTTTCCTGGCCAGCGTTTTTTAAACAGCAAGGACTTGAACACATCGACCATATTAATATGGCTATGCCTGTTTTTTTCAGGAAAATGAATGAGCTATTAACCACAGTACCACTCGAAACCTGGAAAATCTATTTGCGCTGGCATGTACTGGACGCTTTTGCACCCTATCTTTCCAAGCCTTTTGTTGAACAGAATTTTCACATGAATTCGATTTTAACAGGGACTGAGAAGTTATTACCCCGCTGGAAAAGAGTGGTCAATACAGAAAGTCAGGCATTAGGCTTTGCGATCGGGAAAATCTACGTAGAAAAGTATTTTCCACCTGCATCAAAGGAGCAGGTACTGGAAATTCTTTACAATATTAAACAGGCCTTAAGGGAGGATTTAAAAACCTTGAAGTGGATGACGCCAGCCACACGAAAGGCTGCGCTTAAGAAGCTGGAATTGATGAAAGAACGTGTAGGCTATCCTGATAAATGGTGGGATTACTCAACACTGCAGATTGACAGAGGCCCTTATGTATTGAATGTGATTCGCGCCAGTGAATTCCTGGTAAAACGCGACCTCGATAAAATCGGTAAACCTATCGATCGCAGCGAATGGAGCATGACGCCGCAAACTATTAATGCCTATTATGATCCATCCATGAACAATATTAACTTGCCTGCCGGCATTCTTCAGCCTCCCTTTTTCGATCCAAAGGCTCCAGCGGCAGTTAATTATGGAGCCATAGGTTTCGTCATTGGCCATGAAATAACCCATGGCTTTGATGATCAGGGTGCTCAATTTGACGGCCACGGTAATCTCAAAAACTGGTGGAGTGCGGAGGATTTGAAAAAATTTAACGCAGCTACGCAGTGCATCATGGAGCAATTTTCGCAATATAAAGTCGATGACTTGTCAGTGCAAGGGAAACTGGTCATGGGGGAGGCAACTGCAGATTTAGGCGGTTTGACGCTCGCCTACAAGGCCTTTAAAAACTCAAAAGAATATAAAACAGCACAAACTATCGATGGTTTTACACCCGACCAGCAATTTTTTCTGGGCACCGCTCATGTCTGGGCTTCCAATATTCGTATGGCACAATTGCGAAATCTTATCCTAACTGATCCGCATCCCCCAATGATTTATCGCGTCAATGGTACTTTAGCAAACATGCCTCAGTTTCAGGCCGCTTTTGGGATTAGTGACAATAGCCCAATGGTTAATCCGAAGCGCTGTGTTATTTGGTGA
- the aspS gene encoding aspartate--tRNA ligase yields the protein MRSHYCTEVNETMIGETVAICGWIHNRRDHGGVIFLDVRDRSGLVQVVYEPELSAVFQFAEKLRHEYVVQLKGTVRSRPAGMINEKMLTGKIEIVGTELQILNQSETPPFLPDEFQIVNEDLRYRYRYIDLRRPDMQQNLILRHKMNRAIRDYLNEQNFIDIETPMLTKATPEGARDYLVPSRVHPGQFYALPQSPQLFKQLLMMSGFDRYYQIVRCFRDEDLRADRQPEFTQLDIEMSFIDENCIQNLIEGMLKKVFKDLLQYELPEKLPRMTFTEAMRRFGSDKPDLRIPLELIDIDDLVKGCEFKVFADAAENAKSRVVALKLPGGCELTRKELDGYADFVGIYGAKGLAYIKVNDRSRGYEGLQSPILKFLNEPIVEAILDRAQAETGDVVFFGAGSNKVVNESMGALRVRLGHDRQLVQPGWQLLWVTDWPMFEMDEKENRLQSMHHPFTSPQQLDIEMMKNNPEQVLAKAYDIVINGYEIGGGSIRIHQYEFQQAVFRLLGIDEQEAKEKFGFLLDALQFGCPPHGGIALGIDRLAMLLTDSTSIRDVIAFPKTQSASCLLTDAPAPVNEMQLKELGIRLAPMAKTK from the coding sequence ATGCGATCGCATTATTGCACTGAAGTAAATGAAACAATGATTGGTGAAACCGTTGCAATTTGTGGCTGGATTCATAATCGACGCGATCATGGGGGAGTGATCTTTCTTGATGTGCGCGATCGTTCCGGTCTGGTTCAGGTGGTTTACGAGCCCGAGCTTTCCGCCGTATTCCAGTTCGCCGAAAAATTGCGGCATGAATATGTGGTGCAGTTGAAAGGGACTGTCCGCAGCCGTCCAGCAGGAATGATTAACGAAAAAATGCTGACGGGGAAAATTGAAATTGTCGGAACTGAACTGCAAATTTTAAACCAGTCCGAAACGCCGCCATTTCTTCCTGACGAGTTCCAGATTGTCAATGAAGATCTCCGCTATCGTTATCGCTATATTGATTTACGCCGACCGGATATGCAGCAAAATCTCATTCTGCGACATAAAATGAATCGCGCAATTCGGGATTATTTAAACGAGCAGAATTTTATCGATATTGAAACCCCCATGCTTACCAAGGCTACACCGGAAGGGGCGAGGGACTATCTGGTTCCTTCACGCGTCCATCCTGGCCAATTCTATGCCTTACCCCAGTCACCGCAATTATTTAAACAGCTGCTGATGATGTCGGGTTTCGATCGCTATTACCAGATAGTCCGTTGCTTTAGGGATGAGGATTTGCGTGCTGATCGTCAACCAGAATTTACCCAGCTTGATATTGAGATGTCGTTTATCGATGAGAACTGCATCCAGAACCTGATTGAGGGGATGTTGAAAAAGGTATTCAAAGATTTATTGCAATATGAATTACCTGAAAAATTGCCGCGGATGACTTTTACAGAAGCAATGCGTCGTTTTGGAAGTGATAAACCTGATTTACGCATACCACTGGAATTAATTGATATCGACGATTTGGTTAAAGGCTGTGAGTTTAAGGTGTTTGCTGATGCAGCAGAAAATGCAAAATCACGTGTAGTTGCCTTAAAATTGCCAGGTGGTTGTGAGTTAACCCGTAAAGAACTCGATGGGTATGCTGATTTTGTAGGAATTTATGGTGCAAAAGGCCTGGCTTATATCAAAGTGAATGACCGCAGCCGCGGCTATGAAGGACTGCAGTCGCCCATTCTTAAATTTTTGAATGAGCCTATCGTTGAAGCGATTTTAGATAGGGCGCAGGCCGAAACAGGCGATGTTGTCTTTTTTGGTGCTGGCTCGAACAAGGTCGTCAATGAATCAATGGGCGCATTAAGGGTGCGTCTGGGCCATGATCGTCAATTAGTTCAACCAGGCTGGCAGTTATTATGGGTTACTGACTGGCCAATGTTTGAAATGGACGAGAAAGAAAATCGCCTTCAATCCATGCATCATCCTTTTACCTCGCCTCAGCAGTTAGATATTGAGATGATGAAAAATAATCCGGAGCAAGTACTGGCTAAAGCTTATGATATTGTGATCAATGGCTATGAAATTGGCGGTGGTTCAATACGGATTCATCAATATGAATTCCAACAGGCTGTATTCAGGTTATTGGGAATCGATGAGCAGGAAGCAAAGGAAAAATTCGGATTTTTACTCGATGCGCTGCAATTTGGCTGTCCTCCTCATGGCGGTATTGCCTTGGGAATAGACCGATTGGCGATGCTATTAACTGATTCAACATCCATTCGCGATGTGATCGCATTTCCAAAAACACAATCAGCTTCCTGCCTGCTTACTGATGCCCCTGCACCGGTTAACGAAATGCAGTTGAAGGAACTGGGAATTAGATTGGCGCCAATGGCAAAGACCAAGTAG
- a CDS encoding FmdB family zinc ribbon protein: MPIYEYECTSCHHHFDLMQKISDAPTKQCPQCFENTAVRLVSAAGFQLKGSGWYVTDFKNKNKPAQKKEASSEGSSGKTETTTEGTKGKGESD; this comes from the coding sequence ATGCCAATTTATGAGTATGAATGCACAAGTTGCCATCATCATTTTGATTTGATGCAAAAAATAAGCGATGCACCAACCAAACAATGCCCGCAATGTTTTGAAAATACTGCCGTAAGACTGGTCTCGGCAGCGGGTTTCCAATTAAAAGGAAGCGGTTGGTATGTGACTGATTTCAAGAATAAGAATAAACCGGCTCAAAAGAAAGAGGCCTCATCAGAAGGCTCTTCCGGGAAAACCGAAACCACTACGGAAGGCACGAAGGGCAAGGGTGAATCTGATTGA